A part of Chloroflexota bacterium genomic DNA contains:
- the purQ gene encoding phosphoribosylformylglycinamidine synthase I, whose protein sequence is MVKTIVLRAPGTNCDAETVFAFEQAGSAVDLVHVNQLIRHERQLADYQILVIPGGFTYGDDIAAGKVLANELQLKLGGDIRRFFEAGGLILGICNGFQVLVKAGFLPDPHNDGQPRVTLAANDSGKFECRWIHLAVNQESPCVFTREMESMYVPVAHGEGKFVAGTDILTDINVVVRYADEQGDTEAGYPHNPNGSVGNIAGICDSSGRIFALMPHPERHIRGTQHPQWTRFGAKQYGDGFPIFQNAVSWVQQS, encoded by the coding sequence ATGGTTAAAACAATCGTGCTGCGGGCGCCGGGAACAAACTGCGATGCTGAGACCGTCTTTGCCTTTGAGCAGGCGGGTTCAGCGGTGGACCTGGTTCACGTTAACCAGCTTATTAGACATGAACGGCAGCTGGCCGACTACCAGATACTGGTCATTCCCGGTGGCTTCACCTACGGCGACGATATCGCCGCCGGCAAGGTGCTGGCCAACGAGCTGCAGCTCAAGCTCGGAGGGGACATCAGGCGCTTTTTTGAGGCCGGAGGGCTCATCCTGGGCATCTGCAATGGCTTTCAGGTGCTGGTCAAGGCCGGTTTTTTGCCTGACCCACATAACGATGGCCAGCCGCGGGTGACGCTGGCGGCCAATGATTCGGGCAAATTCGAGTGCCGGTGGATTCACCTGGCGGTAAATCAAGAGAGCCCGTGCGTTTTCACCAGAGAGATGGAGAGCATGTACGTTCCGGTGGCACACGGCGAGGGTAAATTCGTTGCCGGGACGGATATTTTAACGGATATAAACGTCGTCGTGCGTTACGCCGACGAGCAGGGTGATACTGAAGCCGGCTATCCCCACAACCCCAATGGCTCCGTGGGCAACATTGCCGGCATCTGCGACTCTTCAGGGCGCATCTTTGCCCTGATGCCCCACCCCGAGCGGCACATCAGGGGCACCCAGCACCCGCAGTGGACAAGATTTGGTGCCAAGCAATACGGAGATGGCTTTCCGATTTTCCAGAACGCCGTCAGTTGGGTACAGCAGTCATAG
- a CDS encoding radical SAM protein: MNRYGGNRAKGLAISPRERLAREEGTVIKDWGGRLPIALVYPNSYYIGMSNLGLHALYSLLNRQREIVCERVFWERENQERRIPPVSLESGRPLSDFKVVAFTISYELDYFNVVSILKASGIPPFSADRDESHPLVIAGGPCITANPMPLAPFFDGFGIGEAEKLLPDLLPPIIDNINGKHEALLKSLASVPGMYIPQIPPKAPVNRQWAENLDDFPVSSVILTRDTELSDLYLIEVERGCPWRCRFCLVSTVFRPMRFRSVDTLLAQAEKGLHHRKRLGLVGPAVSDYPHLEELLTGLRRMGAQFSMSSMRASNLPDQVLAEIADGGARTITLAPEAGSERLRQAINKGICENDIVSAVDRLGRHGIKQFKLYFMLGLPTETDEDIAEIIRLTLQCKNVLDRQAKGARLSLNIAPFVPKAGTPFQRLPMAPVETLKQRIAHLKGRLAPEGIQLKCKSPAWSQIQAVLARGDTSVAQVLNDIEESSLAGWRKAVAKCQLDTDYYAHQQWDESRRFPWAMIDTGTKIEGKD; encoded by the coding sequence GGGCTGCACGCATTGTATTCCCTGCTCAACCGACAACGTGAGATTGTGTGTGAGCGGGTTTTCTGGGAAAGAGAGAATCAGGAAAGAAGAATTCCCCCGGTATCTCTTGAATCAGGACGTCCGCTATCCGATTTCAAAGTAGTGGCTTTTACCATCTCCTACGAACTCGACTACTTCAACGTCGTGTCCATACTCAAGGCCAGCGGTATCCCACCGTTCTCTGCCGACCGCGATGAAAGCCATCCGCTGGTTATCGCCGGCGGGCCCTGCATCACCGCCAACCCCATGCCGCTGGCACCGTTCTTTGACGGCTTCGGTATCGGTGAGGCGGAAAAATTGTTACCTGACCTGCTGCCACCGATAATCGATAACATAAATGGGAAACACGAGGCATTGTTGAAGTCGCTGGCCTCCGTGCCCGGTATGTATATTCCACAGATACCGCCAAAGGCTCCTGTAAATCGTCAGTGGGCAGAAAACCTCGATGATTTTCCAGTCAGCTCGGTCATACTGACCAGGGACACCGAGCTGAGTGACCTTTACCTGATTGAGGTGGAGCGGGGCTGCCCGTGGCGCTGCCGATTCTGCCTCGTCAGCACTGTCTTCAGGCCGATGCGCTTCCGCTCGGTCGACACGCTGCTCGCTCAGGCAGAGAAAGGCCTTCACCACCGGAAGCGGCTGGGATTAGTCGGGCCGGCAGTTTCCGATTATCCACACCTTGAGGAACTGCTAACCGGCCTGCGCCGGATGGGGGCTCAATTCTCCATGAGCTCAATGCGCGCCAGTAATCTCCCAGACCAGGTACTTGCCGAAATCGCCGACGGGGGCGCGCGGACGATAACCCTTGCCCCCGAAGCTGGCTCGGAACGCCTGCGCCAGGCAATCAATAAAGGTATCTGCGAAAATGACATTGTCAGTGCAGTCGACAGGCTGGGCAGGCACGGGATAAAGCAGTTCAAACTCTACTTCATGCTCGGCCTGCCCACAGAGACCGATGAGGACATAGCAGAGATTATCCGACTGACACTACAGTGCAAGAACGTGCTTGACCGCCAAGCAAAAGGTGCCCGCCTCTCCCTAAACATCGCCCCGTTTGTCCCCAAGGCCGGCACACCGTTTCAGCGCCTGCCCATGGCGCCGGTAGAAACACTAAAGCAACGTATTGCCCATTTGAAGGGCAGACTGGCCCCGGAGGGCATCCAGCTTAAATGCAAAAGCCCGGCCTGGAGCCAGATTCAGGCGGTGCTGGCTCGCGGCGATACGAGTGTTGCCCAGGTTCTAAATGATATTGAAGAGAGTTCGCTGGCGGGCTGGCGAAAGGCAGTGGCCAAGTGCCAGCTGGATACCGATTATTACGCGCACCAGCAGTGGGATGAAAGCCGGAGATTCCCCTGGGCAATGATAGATACCGGCACGAAGATAGAAGGCAAGGACTAA